A region from the Clavibacter sp. A6099 genome encodes:
- a CDS encoding SCO1664 family protein has protein sequence MSETDPLDGELIVTGRIRTASNATFLGTIGDVAVVYKPIRGENPLWDFPDAVLAHREVAAYLVSEALGWGVVPRTWLRDGPAGEGMVQLWQDEDPDQDAVDLVPAAEIPETGYRTVLGGEDEEGNTVALIHEDTPALRRMAVFDVIVNNADRKGFHVLAMPDGHRFGVDHGLTFHQEHKLRTVLWGWVGEALTAEELEGVDRVLAGLDGELGRELAGLLTAAEVSALRARCARLRLEARFPAPAGQQSAVPWPLF, from the coding sequence ATGTCGGAGACGGACCCGCTGGACGGCGAGCTGATCGTCACCGGCCGCATCCGCACCGCGTCGAACGCGACCTTCCTCGGGACGATCGGCGACGTCGCCGTCGTCTACAAGCCCATCCGCGGCGAGAACCCGCTCTGGGACTTCCCCGACGCGGTGCTCGCGCATCGCGAGGTCGCCGCGTACCTGGTCTCCGAGGCGCTCGGCTGGGGCGTCGTCCCTCGCACGTGGCTCCGCGACGGCCCCGCGGGCGAGGGCATGGTGCAGCTCTGGCAGGACGAGGATCCCGACCAGGACGCCGTAGACCTGGTCCCCGCGGCCGAGATCCCGGAGACGGGCTACCGGACGGTCCTCGGCGGCGAGGACGAGGAGGGCAACACCGTCGCCCTCATCCACGAGGACACTCCCGCGCTGCGCCGCATGGCCGTCTTCGACGTCATCGTCAACAACGCTGACCGCAAGGGCTTCCACGTGCTCGCCATGCCCGACGGCCACCGCTTCGGCGTCGACCACGGGCTCACGTTCCACCAGGAGCACAAGCTGCGGACGGTGCTGTGGGGGTGGGTCGGGGAGGCGCTGACCGCGGAGGAGCTCGAGGGTGTGGATCGGGTGCTCGCGGGGCTCGATGGGGAGCTGGGGCGGGAGTTGGCGGGGTTGCTGACGGCGGCGGAGGTCTCGGCGTTGCGCGCTCGGTGCGCGCGGTTGCGCTTAGAGGCGCGATTCCCGGCGCCTGCGGGGCAGCAGTCCGCGGTGCCGTGGCCGCTCTTCTAG
- a CDS encoding DUF4245 domain-containing protein yields the protein MAKDRTPNVVAELGRPETPEETAARKAADSRRHRAKQTFRNLLYSLIVTVATVAVIVALVPRSNTTILPDVDYGAAAAEAQGGFPQTLVVPDLPTAWKSNDAEIRPAGRDGVAVWYIGLITPSNRYIGISQGIDANPTWLDETLQSAPEVSSEEIGGLEWTLYDNSQADDPGNVVLAASAVDGDSTYAIYGTADANELRTAIDAVAAARTAPAGSTPAPTSSGDTSTDGTTSTTAPGEGIEG from the coding sequence GTGGCGAAGGACCGCACCCCGAACGTCGTCGCCGAGCTCGGCCGACCGGAGACGCCCGAGGAGACCGCCGCCCGCAAGGCCGCCGACTCCCGCCGCCACCGCGCCAAGCAGACGTTCCGCAACCTGCTCTACTCGCTCATCGTGACGGTCGCGACCGTCGCCGTGATCGTCGCGCTGGTCCCCCGCTCGAACACCACGATCCTGCCCGACGTCGACTACGGCGCCGCGGCCGCCGAGGCGCAGGGCGGCTTCCCGCAGACGCTCGTGGTGCCCGACCTGCCGACGGCGTGGAAGAGCAACGACGCGGAGATCCGCCCGGCCGGCCGCGACGGCGTGGCCGTCTGGTACATCGGCCTCATCACGCCGAGCAACCGCTACATCGGGATCTCGCAGGGCATCGACGCGAACCCCACCTGGCTCGACGAGACGCTGCAGTCGGCGCCCGAGGTGAGCTCCGAGGAGATCGGCGGCCTCGAGTGGACCCTGTACGACAACTCGCAGGCGGACGACCCGGGCAACGTCGTCCTGGCCGCGAGCGCCGTCGACGGCGACAGCACCTACGCGATCTACGGCACGGCCGACGCGAACGAGCTCCGCACCGCGATCGACGCGGTCGCCGCCGCGCGCACCGCCCCGGCCGGGTCGACGCCAGCGCCCACGAGCAGCGGCGACACGAGCACCGACGGCACCACCAGCACCACCGCACCTGGAGAGGGGATCGAGGGATGA
- a CDS encoding DUF6264 family protein, with the protein MSDDDGARRPGRPAPRYGEYASSSTSSSSSSSKDAGLSEADARIVAEAAEYRRAQAERDAPASAGRGRKPGRSAAPQTLAEQMAEERKAARERQQAERRDAEKAAADARRVAEKAAAAERRGTRRAPGIASTPDPAASAPGTRPERPGYLAGQEPRRAPRRFDAAITVGLLAAGLVNVAGSIGANADPSQAINQSYALFGGGTYEVTPQTSVIGIAVNVVNIVVFVLAAWISLELVKRKRLAFWVPIVGAVVATVITSVLVLTLIVQDPAFQQIMSSRGP; encoded by the coding sequence GTGAGCGACGACGACGGCGCGCGCCGTCCCGGTCGACCCGCTCCGCGCTACGGCGAGTACGCGTCGTCGTCGACCTCGTCCTCGTCCTCTTCGTCGAAGGACGCTGGGCTGTCCGAGGCGGATGCGCGCATCGTCGCGGAGGCTGCCGAGTACCGCCGGGCGCAGGCCGAGCGCGATGCCCCCGCGTCCGCCGGCCGCGGCAGGAAGCCCGGTAGGTCGGCCGCCCCGCAGACCCTCGCCGAGCAGATGGCCGAGGAGCGGAAGGCCGCGCGCGAGCGTCAGCAGGCGGAGCGCCGCGACGCCGAGAAGGCCGCGGCGGATGCCCGTCGCGTCGCCGAGAAGGCCGCCGCGGCCGAGCGCCGGGGCACGCGCCGTGCGCCGGGCATCGCGTCCACGCCGGATCCCGCCGCCTCCGCCCCGGGCACCCGCCCCGAGCGCCCCGGCTACCTCGCCGGCCAGGAGCCGCGCCGCGCACCGCGTCGCTTCGACGCGGCCATCACGGTCGGCCTGCTCGCCGCGGGCCTCGTGAACGTGGCCGGCAGCATCGGCGCGAACGCGGATCCGTCGCAGGCCATCAACCAGTCGTACGCGCTCTTCGGCGGCGGCACCTACGAGGTGACCCCGCAGACCTCCGTCATCGGCATAGCGGTCAACGTCGTGAACATCGTCGTCTTCGTGCTCGCCGCGTGGATCTCGCTCGAGCTCGTGAAGCGCAAGCGCCTGGCCTTCTGGGTGCCGATCGTCGGTGCGGTGGTGGCCACCGTGATCACGAGCGTGCTCGTGCTGACGCTGATCGTCCAGGATCCGGCGTTCCAGCAGATCATGTCGAGCCGCGGGCCCTGA
- the ychF gene encoding redox-regulated ATPase YchF, giving the protein MALTIAIVGLPNVGKSTLFNALTKNQVLAANYPFATIEPNVGVVNLPDPRLEVLAGLFGSEKILPAPVSFVDIAGIVRGASEGEGLGNQFLANIREADAIAQVVRGFEDEDVVHVDGRVDAASDMETINTELILADLQTLERAEPRYEKELKTKRIEPVVLETAKAAREWLDSGKPLSASSIDLEPVRELGLLTAKPFIYVFNVDEQVLGDKGRLDELAALVAPAQAVFLDAKIESELIELDPEDAAEMLASTGQEESGLDQLARIGFETLGLQTYLTAGPKETRAWTIGRGWKAPQAAGVIHTDFEKGFIKAEVISYDDLVETGSIAEARSKGKARIEGKEYVMQDGDVVEFRFNN; this is encoded by the coding sequence GTGGCTCTCACTATCGCGATCGTCGGTCTCCCCAACGTCGGCAAGTCGACGCTCTTCAACGCCCTGACCAAGAACCAGGTGCTCGCCGCGAACTACCCGTTCGCGACGATCGAGCCGAACGTGGGCGTGGTGAACCTCCCGGACCCGCGCCTCGAGGTGCTCGCCGGCCTCTTCGGCAGCGAGAAGATCCTCCCCGCGCCCGTCTCCTTCGTCGACATCGCGGGCATCGTCCGCGGCGCGAGCGAGGGCGAGGGCCTCGGCAACCAGTTCCTCGCCAACATCCGCGAGGCGGACGCCATCGCGCAGGTCGTCCGCGGATTCGAGGACGAGGACGTCGTGCACGTCGACGGCCGCGTCGACGCGGCGAGCGACATGGAGACCATCAACACCGAGCTGATCCTCGCCGACCTGCAGACCCTCGAGCGCGCCGAGCCGCGCTACGAGAAGGAGCTGAAGACGAAGCGCATCGAGCCCGTCGTGCTCGAGACCGCGAAGGCGGCGCGCGAGTGGCTGGATTCGGGCAAGCCGCTGTCGGCGTCTTCGATCGACCTGGAGCCGGTGCGTGAGCTCGGCCTGCTGACCGCCAAGCCCTTCATCTACGTGTTCAACGTCGACGAGCAGGTGCTCGGCGACAAGGGTCGTCTGGACGAGCTGGCCGCTCTGGTTGCGCCCGCGCAGGCCGTGTTCCTCGACGCGAAGATCGAGTCGGAGCTCATCGAGCTCGACCCCGAGGACGCCGCCGAGATGCTCGCGAGCACCGGCCAGGAGGAGTCGGGCCTCGACCAGCTCGCTCGCATCGGCTTCGAGACCCTCGGCCTCCAGACCTACCTGACGGCGGGCCCCAAGGAGACGCGGGCCTGGACCATCGGCCGCGGCTGGAAGGCCCCGCAGGCGGCCGGCGTGATCCACACCGACTTCGAGAAGGGCTTCATCAAGGCCGAGGTCATCTCCTACGACGACCTGGTCGAGACCGGCTCCATCGCCGAGGCGCGCTCCAAGGGCAAGGCTCGCATCGAGGGCAAGGAGTACGTCATGCAGGACGGCGATGTGGTGGAGTTCCGGTTCAACAACTAG
- a CDS encoding carbonic anhydrase: protein MTDQDDTVQAPAAVWAEMVEGNARFVAGTPEHPRQDVERRAALAHVQRPVAALFGCSDSRLAAEIIFDKGLGDLFVIRNAGQIISDSVLGSLEYAVAVLGVPLIVVLGHDECGAVRAAIESAAPGAEALPPHIANLIAPIAPAVRRVAGDHVVPSEVDAGEVGRQHLRGTVTRMLEASEMISDRVAAGSLAIVGANYKLLEGTAVPDVIVGDIPR, encoded by the coding sequence ATGACCGATCAGGACGACACCGTGCAGGCGCCCGCCGCAGTCTGGGCGGAGATGGTGGAGGGCAACGCGCGCTTCGTCGCCGGCACGCCCGAGCACCCGCGCCAGGACGTCGAGCGCCGCGCCGCCCTGGCCCACGTGCAGCGCCCGGTCGCTGCGCTCTTCGGCTGCAGCGACTCGCGCCTCGCGGCCGAGATCATCTTCGACAAGGGCCTCGGCGACCTCTTCGTGATCCGCAACGCCGGCCAGATCATCTCCGACTCCGTGCTCGGCAGCCTCGAGTACGCCGTCGCCGTGCTGGGCGTGCCGCTCATCGTGGTGCTCGGGCACGACGAGTGCGGCGCCGTGCGCGCCGCGATCGAGAGCGCCGCGCCCGGAGCAGAGGCGCTGCCGCCGCACATCGCGAACCTCATCGCGCCCATCGCGCCCGCCGTCCGCCGGGTCGCGGGCGACCACGTCGTCCCCAGCGAGGTCGACGCGGGCGAGGTCGGCCGCCAGCACCTGCGCGGCACCGTGACCCGCATGCTGGAGGCGTCTGAGATGATCTCCGACCGGGTGGCGGCCGGTAGCCTGGCCATCGTCGGCGCCAACTACAAGCTCCTCGAGGGCACCGCGGTGCCCGACGTCATCGTGGGCGACATCCCTCGCTAG
- a CDS encoding 4-hydroxy-3-methylbut-2-enyl diphosphate reductase, whose protein sequence is MPRMPGVRNRLKDNPVAGPKKVLLAAPRGYCAGVDRAVVAVEKALERYGAPVYVRKQIVHNVHVVSTLERMGAIFVEEVDEVPEGAHVVFSAHGVSPAVVQGAADRGLQAIDATCPLVTKVHREAVRFAKADMQILLIGHEGHEEVEGTAGEAPEQTIVVNSPEHADVIEVKDPDNLVWLSQTTLSVDETMETVRRLRARFPNLQDPPSDDICYATQNRQVAIKKVAVDADLVIVIGSANSSNSVRLVEVALEYGAKASYRVDYASEVKQEWLDGVNTVGVTSGASVPEVLVQELLDDLADAGYGDVTAVVTAEEDLVFSLPKELRKDQSGNTDSRAIGGRTRA, encoded by the coding sequence ATGCCGCGGATGCCCGGCGTCCGCAACAGGCTCAAGGATAACCCGGTGGCAGGGCCCAAGAAGGTCCTGCTCGCCGCACCGCGGGGCTACTGCGCCGGCGTCGACCGCGCGGTCGTGGCCGTCGAGAAGGCGCTCGAGCGCTACGGCGCCCCCGTCTACGTGCGGAAGCAGATCGTCCACAACGTGCACGTCGTCTCGACGCTCGAGCGCATGGGCGCGATCTTCGTGGAGGAGGTCGACGAGGTGCCCGAAGGCGCCCACGTCGTCTTCAGCGCGCACGGAGTCTCGCCGGCCGTCGTCCAGGGCGCGGCCGACCGCGGGCTCCAGGCCATCGACGCGACCTGCCCGCTCGTCACCAAGGTCCACCGCGAGGCCGTGCGCTTCGCGAAGGCCGACATGCAGATCCTCCTCATCGGCCACGAGGGCCACGAGGAGGTCGAGGGCACCGCGGGCGAGGCGCCCGAGCAGACCATCGTCGTCAACTCCCCGGAGCACGCCGACGTGATCGAGGTCAAGGACCCCGACAACCTCGTCTGGCTCTCGCAGACCACGCTGTCGGTCGACGAGACGATGGAGACGGTCCGCCGACTCCGCGCCCGATTCCCGAACCTGCAGGACCCGCCGAGCGACGACATCTGCTACGCCACGCAGAACCGTCAGGTCGCCATCAAGAAGGTCGCCGTCGACGCCGACCTCGTGATCGTCATCGGATCCGCGAACAGCTCCAACTCCGTCCGTCTCGTCGAGGTCGCGCTCGAGTACGGCGCCAAGGCGTCCTACCGGGTCGACTACGCGTCCGAGGTCAAGCAGGAGTGGCTCGACGGCGTGAACACCGTCGGCGTCACGAGCGGCGCGTCCGTGCCCGAGGTCCTCGTGCAGGAGCTGCTCGACGACCTGGCCGACGCGGGCTACGGCGACGTCACCGCGGTCGTCACGGCCGAGGAGGACCTCGTCTTCTCGCTCCCCAAGGAGCTGCGCAAGGACCAGTCCGGCAACACGGACTCCCGCGCCATCGGCGGGCGCACCCGCGCGTGA
- the fbaA gene encoding class II fructose-bisphosphate aldolase yields MPVATPEQYAEMLDRAKAGGFAYPAVNVSSSQTINAVLQGLTDAGSDGIIQVTTGGADYFSGHTVKNRAAGALAFARFATEVAKNYPITVALHTDHCPKDALDGFVIPMIEASEEEVRAGRNPIFQSHMWDGSAIPLNENLDIATDLLPRMKAINAILEVEIGVVGGEEDGVSHDTGSHLYTTLEDAISTVEALGLGDKGRYMAALTFGNVHGVYKPGGVQLRPALLKEIQDGIAAKYGTGEKPFDLVFHGGSGSSDDEISEAVRNGVVKMNIDTDTQYAFSRSIADSVLRNYDGFLKVDGEVGDKKTYDPRAWGKTAESAMAARVVEATRQLGSHGKSQS; encoded by the coding sequence ATGCCCGTAGCAACCCCCGAGCAGTACGCCGAGATGCTGGATCGCGCCAAGGCCGGCGGATTCGCGTACCCGGCCGTCAACGTCTCGTCGTCGCAGACCATCAACGCGGTCCTCCAGGGGCTCACCGACGCCGGATCCGACGGCATCATCCAGGTCACCACGGGCGGCGCCGACTACTTCTCCGGCCACACCGTGAAGAACCGCGCGGCCGGCGCCCTCGCCTTCGCGCGCTTCGCCACCGAGGTCGCCAAGAACTACCCCATCACCGTCGCGCTGCACACCGACCACTGCCCGAAGGACGCCCTCGACGGCTTCGTCATCCCCATGATCGAGGCCAGCGAGGAGGAGGTCCGCGCGGGCCGCAACCCCATCTTCCAGTCGCACATGTGGGACGGATCCGCCATCCCGCTCAACGAGAACCTCGACATCGCGACGGACCTGCTCCCCCGCATGAAGGCGATCAACGCGATCCTCGAGGTCGAGATCGGCGTCGTCGGCGGCGAAGAGGACGGGGTCAGCCACGACACCGGCTCGCACCTCTACACGACCCTCGAGGACGCGATCTCCACGGTCGAGGCCCTCGGCCTCGGCGACAAGGGCCGCTACATGGCCGCGCTCACCTTCGGCAACGTCCACGGCGTCTACAAGCCCGGCGGCGTGCAGCTGCGCCCGGCGCTGCTCAAGGAGATCCAGGACGGCATCGCCGCGAAGTACGGCACGGGCGAGAAGCCGTTCGACCTCGTCTTCCACGGCGGATCCGGCTCCTCCGACGACGAGATCTCCGAGGCCGTGCGCAACGGCGTCGTGAAGATGAACATCGACACCGACACGCAGTACGCGTTCAGCCGCTCCATCGCCGACTCGGTGCTCCGGAACTACGACGGCTTCCTCAAGGTCGACGGCGAGGTCGGCGACAAGAAGACGTACGACCCCCGCGCCTGGGGCAAGACGGCGGAGTCGGCCATGGCCGCCCGCGTCGTCGAGGCCACGCGCCAGCTCGGCTCGCACGGGAAGTCGCAGAGCTAG
- a CDS encoding 3'-5' exonuclease: protein MPLDFTAIDFETANNSSASACSVGLVKVRDGVVVETASWLIRPPAGHDTFSVWNTRIHGIVEDDVAGADGWADQLPRLMAFAGDDHLVAHNARFDMGVIQGACKATALITPPYSYLCSLQVARRTYALDSYRLPVAARAAGFEDFSHHEALADARACAAIVVHAAGRHGAASIAGLAEAAGVGLGRIGAPRTQTVTQASAAATPPIDWA from the coding sequence ATGCCGTTGGACTTCACCGCGATCGACTTCGAGACCGCCAACAACTCGTCGGCGAGCGCGTGCTCGGTGGGTCTCGTGAAGGTGCGCGACGGCGTCGTCGTCGAGACCGCGTCCTGGCTCATCCGGCCGCCGGCGGGGCACGACACCTTCTCGGTCTGGAACACGCGGATCCACGGCATCGTCGAGGACGACGTGGCCGGCGCCGACGGCTGGGCCGACCAGCTGCCGCGCCTCATGGCCTTCGCGGGCGACGACCACCTCGTCGCCCACAACGCGCGCTTCGACATGGGCGTGATCCAGGGCGCGTGCAAGGCCACCGCGCTCATCACGCCGCCGTACTCCTACCTCTGCAGCCTCCAGGTCGCGCGTCGCACCTACGCGCTCGACTCGTACCGGCTGCCGGTCGCCGCGCGGGCCGCGGGCTTCGAGGACTTCTCGCACCACGAGGCGCTGGCGGACGCACGGGCGTGCGCAGCGATCGTCGTGCACGCGGCCGGACGGCACGGCGCCGCGTCGATCGCCGGGCTGGCGGAGGCCGCGGGCGTGGGCCTCGGCCGCATCGGCGCGCCGCGCACGCAGACCGTCACGCAGGCGTCCGCCGCCGCGACGCCGCCCATCGACTGGGCCTGA
- a CDS encoding exodeoxyribonuclease VII small subunit: MPTSPADTGARLPDVSELSYEEARDALVRVVNDLEQGASTLEESIALWERGEALAARCEEWLLGAKARLDAARTTASDAG, encoded by the coding sequence ATGCCCACCAGCCCCGCCGACACCGGCGCACGCCTGCCCGACGTCTCCGAGCTCAGCTACGAGGAGGCGCGCGACGCCCTGGTGCGCGTCGTCAACGACCTCGAGCAGGGCGCGTCCACGCTCGAGGAGTCGATCGCCCTGTGGGAGCGCGGCGAGGCCCTCGCGGCCCGCTGCGAGGAGTGGCTGCTCGGCGCCAAGGCGCGGCTCGACGCCGCCCGCACCACCGCATCCGACGCCGGCTGA
- a CDS encoding DNA recombination protein RmuC, whose product MDPVIALLVGLVIGLAVGAVVGLAVSRARSGVDAPGRAGEAARLAAAEATVTALREQLDRTERLAEEQVAHTTAQFAERAQTQDALHRERLDAQESHLREQIGQQEDRIAELQTRLREIQRAEVARTEEDGRVLTALSPVAESLKQVQAKVHELEEQRRQQHGELSEQLRSATEAEERLRATAETLASALRSNSTRGVWGETQLRSVVEAAGLIHRVDFDVQTSVSTAQGVGRPDMVVHLPGGKHIAVDAKAPFTAYLEASAIPASATGPEGARRDALMKQHVQAVRDHITALGSRAYWEGLDASPEMVIAFIPSESLVSSALEADPSIMEFAFSRRVALSSPVTLWSVLKTVAFSWQQEVLTEDAKQLFDLSRELHARLATSGEHIAKLGRSLTGAVGDYNRVVGSLERQVLPTARRLTRLDESKVIGTLEPLEATTRELTADEFTRPPAPAAGTPAG is encoded by the coding sequence ATGGATCCCGTCATCGCCCTGCTCGTCGGCCTCGTCATCGGCCTGGCCGTGGGCGCGGTGGTCGGGCTCGCCGTGTCGCGCGCCCGTTCCGGGGTGGATGCGCCGGGTCGCGCGGGCGAGGCCGCGCGCCTCGCCGCCGCGGAGGCCACGGTCACGGCGCTGCGCGAGCAGCTGGATCGCACGGAGCGGCTCGCCGAGGAGCAGGTCGCCCACACCACCGCGCAGTTCGCGGAGCGCGCCCAGACGCAAGACGCGCTGCACCGCGAGCGGCTCGACGCGCAGGAATCCCACCTCCGCGAGCAGATCGGCCAGCAGGAGGACCGCATCGCGGAGCTGCAGACCCGGCTGCGGGAGATCCAGCGCGCCGAGGTCGCCCGCACCGAGGAGGACGGCCGCGTGCTCACCGCGCTCAGCCCGGTCGCCGAGAGCCTCAAGCAGGTGCAGGCGAAGGTACATGAGCTGGAGGAGCAGCGGCGGCAGCAGCACGGCGAGCTGAGCGAGCAGCTGCGGAGCGCCACCGAGGCGGAGGAGCGGCTGCGCGCCACGGCCGAGACGCTCGCGTCCGCGCTCCGTTCCAACAGCACGCGCGGCGTGTGGGGCGAGACGCAGCTGCGGAGCGTGGTCGAGGCGGCGGGCCTCATCCACCGGGTCGACTTCGATGTGCAGACCTCCGTCTCCACCGCGCAGGGCGTCGGCCGGCCCGACATGGTCGTGCACCTGCCCGGCGGCAAGCACATCGCGGTGGATGCGAAGGCGCCCTTCACCGCGTACCTCGAGGCGAGCGCCATCCCCGCGTCCGCCACCGGGCCCGAGGGCGCCCGGCGCGACGCGCTCATGAAGCAGCACGTGCAGGCGGTGCGCGACCACATCACGGCCCTCGGCAGCCGCGCGTACTGGGAGGGGCTCGACGCGAGCCCCGAGATGGTCATCGCGTTCATCCCGAGCGAGTCGCTGGTGTCGTCGGCGCTGGAGGCGGATCCGAGCATCATGGAGTTCGCGTTCTCCCGCCGCGTCGCGCTCTCCTCCCCCGTCACGCTGTGGTCGGTGCTGAAGACCGTCGCCTTCAGCTGGCAGCAGGAGGTGCTCACGGAAGACGCGAAGCAGCTCTTCGACCTCAGCCGCGAGCTGCACGCGCGCCTCGCCACCAGCGGCGAGCACATCGCCAAGCTCGGCCGCTCGCTCACGGGCGCGGTGGGCGACTACAACCGCGTCGTCGGATCCCTGGAGCGGCAGGTGCTCCCCACCGCCCGCCGCCTCACCCGGCTCGACGAGTCGAAGGTCATCGGCACGCTCGAGCCGCTCGAGGCCACCACCCGGGAGCTCACCGCGGACGAGTTCACGCGCCCGCCCGCCCCGGCCGCTGGCACCCCCGCTGGGTAG
- the xseA gene encoding exodeoxyribonuclease VII large subunit, producing the protein MSETRSVSMPAADAPTVDAPWPVSVLSGKIKGWIDRLGTAWVEGEITQWGGSGGNVYGKLKDLDVDATISFTVWSSVRAKIPADLGQGARVVALVKPNYWVKGGTLTMQVLEMRHVGLGDLLERLERLRQTLRAEGLFDADRKRRLPFLPGCIGLITGKDSDAEKDVLRNAQLRWPSVRFRVVHTAVQGDRAAGEVTRAIGVLDEDPEVDVIVIARGGGDFQNLLVFSDEKLVRTAAACRTPLVSAIGHEADRPLLDDVADLRASTPTDAAKRVVPDVSEELSRVQQARARIGMRLTSQVRGEIDRIEQLRSRPVLASTAWIVDSRAEELGRYIARSAELAGRVVERGMQQTSELSRQLRTLSPQHVLDRGYAIVQTADGSALRAPEDAPDGTGLVLRLAAGALGATSTGPTDDIPSSAARLPASPAPDARPASGAES; encoded by the coding sequence ATGAGCGAGACGCGCAGCGTGTCCATGCCCGCGGCAGATGCCCCGACGGTCGACGCGCCGTGGCCCGTCTCGGTGCTGTCCGGCAAGATCAAGGGCTGGATCGACCGGCTCGGCACCGCCTGGGTCGAGGGCGAGATCACCCAGTGGGGCGGATCCGGCGGCAATGTCTACGGGAAGCTCAAGGACCTCGACGTCGACGCCACCATCAGCTTCACCGTCTGGTCGTCGGTGCGCGCGAAGATCCCGGCCGACCTCGGGCAGGGCGCCCGCGTGGTCGCGCTCGTGAAGCCCAACTACTGGGTCAAGGGCGGCACGCTCACGATGCAGGTGCTGGAGATGCGCCACGTCGGCCTCGGCGACCTGCTCGAGCGGCTCGAGCGGCTGCGCCAGACGCTGCGCGCCGAGGGCCTCTTCGACGCCGACCGCAAGCGCCGCCTGCCCTTCCTGCCCGGCTGCATCGGCCTCATCACAGGCAAGGACTCGGACGCCGAGAAGGACGTGCTCCGCAACGCGCAGCTGCGCTGGCCGAGCGTCAGGTTCCGCGTCGTGCACACCGCGGTGCAGGGCGACCGGGCCGCGGGCGAGGTCACGCGCGCCATCGGGGTGCTCGACGAGGATCCCGAGGTCGACGTCATCGTCATCGCGCGCGGCGGCGGCGACTTCCAGAACCTGCTCGTCTTCAGCGACGAGAAGCTCGTGCGCACGGCGGCCGCGTGCCGCACCCCGCTCGTCAGCGCGATCGGGCACGAGGCCGACCGGCCGCTGCTCGACGACGTAGCCGACCTCCGCGCATCGACCCCCACCGACGCCGCGAAGCGCGTCGTGCCGGACGTGTCCGAGGAGCTGTCGCGCGTGCAGCAGGCCCGCGCGCGCATCGGCATGCGCCTCACCTCGCAGGTGCGCGGCGAGATCGACCGCATCGAGCAGCTGCGGTCGCGGCCGGTGCTCGCGAGCACCGCGTGGATCGTCGACTCGCGCGCCGAGGAGCTCGGCCGCTACATCGCGCGCTCCGCGGAGCTCGCCGGCCGCGTCGTCGAGCGCGGGATGCAGCAGACGAGCGAGCTGTCGCGGCAGCTGCGCACGCTCTCGCCGCAGCACGTGCTCGACCGCGGCTACGCCATCGTGCAGACGGCCGACGGATCCGCCCTCCGCGCCCCCGAGGACGCGCCCGACGGCACCGGCCTCGTGCTGCGTCTCGCGGCCGGCGCGCTCGGGGCCACCTCCACCGGCCCCACCGACGACATCCCGTCGTCGGCCGCGCGGCTGCCCGCATCCCCCGCCCCGGACGCCCGGCCGGCGTCCGGCGCCGAAAGCTAG